The Bacillus spongiae genome segment TGTTATTACAATTGGTGCGTTAAAGCGTGATGAGAGTCGTGGTGCACACTATAAACCAGATTTCCCTGACCGTAATGATGAGGAATTCTTAAAGACAACGATGACAAAATACAATTCTGAGACGAATGAACCTGAATTCCATTACGAAGAGGTTGATACATCTCTCATTCCTCCTCGTAAACGTGATTACACGAAAAAGAAAGGGGGAAAATAATCGATGAGTAACAAGACGGTACGTTTTAAAATTACTCGTCAAGATGGTCCTAATTCTGAACCTTATGTCGAAGAGTTCGAATTAAATTATCGCCCTAATATGAACGTTATTTCGGCTCTAATGGAAATACGTCGTAACCCTGTAAATGCCAAAGGAGAAGCGACGACACCTATCAACTGGGATATGAATTGCCTAGAAGAAGTATGTGGAGCTTGTTCAATGGTCATTAATGGGAAACCTCAACAATCTTGTACAGCATTAGTAGATAAATTGGATCAGCCAATTCATTTAGAACCAATGCGAACGTTCCCTGTTGTACGGGATTTACAAGTAGACAGAAGTCGTATGTTTGATTCGCTGAAAAAGGTAAAAGCTTGGATTCCGATTGACGGCACATATGATTTAGGACCAGGACCTCGGATGCCAGAGAAAAAGCGTCAATGGGCATATGAATTATCTAAATGTATGACATGCGGTGTCTGCTTAGAAGCATGTCCTAACGTAAACAGCAAATCTAATTTTATCGGCCCTGCACCACTTTCTCAGGCTCGTCTTTTTAATGCTCATCCAACAGGAGCAATGAATAAAGATGAACGCTTAGATGCCTTAATGGGTGAAGGTGGACTTGCTAATTGTGGAAACTCCCAAAACTGTGTTCAATCATGTCCAAAAGGAATTCCACTAACGACATCAATTGCAGCGTTAAACCGTGATACAACATTCCAAATGTTTAAAAACTTCTTCGGAAGCGACAATATGGTATAAACAAAGAAAGATAATTGAAAACACATTAGAATTCGCCACAGAATTCTAATGTGTTTTTTTGTTATCGATCTATTTCAACTAACACTACTTGATAATGCAAGTAATATGGAAAAGTGATGTGAATAGAATTTGAGTTAGAATCTTCTTCGGTATTAGAAATATAGGGTTCTCCGTCTAATAGAAATTCATAAGTAACTCCTTCTTCTGGCCTTGCCAATGCTAATTCTGCCTCTTGAAAATACGAGTTTTCTGGATCTAAATAGAATATAGGTTCAAGTGGTGGTTCATTATCAATTTCAAAAGAAAGTAGTTTGTTTTCTTTATACCACCATTTTTTCGCCTCGATTTCTAATTCATAGGCACCATTTTCTGTGACTGTATGTCCAGGCTGAATTTCTTCTTCGTTAAGCCTTATCGTAAATTGTCCGGCTAACTCTTCATCAATTTGGATGGTTTGTTCTGTCGTATAGATTTTCTTATCTTCTACTCCATCAACTTCAATGGAAGGTTTAAGTGAGCAACCAGTTAGGAAAAGAAACAAGAAGAGTAAGAGCATTTTTTTCATGAGTTTACACTCCCTTTTAGTCTAGAATTATTTTTATAACATGTGGGATTCAAATTATTAGAGAAATAGTCCATTCATAGAATTTTAAGTAGTAAAGAGTAGAATAGCAAATAAAAATAGGAAGAACGAACTATTTTACCGTATAAGCCTTTTGTTAATAAAAGTTTAATAAAGATATTTTCATTAAAGGAACAACCAAACCGAAAATTCTCAGTGAAAATAGGGAAGTACGATTATGGAGACATGAAAAAGGGTAAGAAACTTAAAATTTTACAGTACTAGAGGTCAAATAACTTTAGTAGATTTGAAATGAAGTTTGTTCAATCATTTACTTCGTACGGTATAATTCTGATGTGTTTTTTATTGAGGAAGGCATGATTGGGGAATGATGGCTTTAATTCTTAAGAAAAACTCAATGCGATACACAAAAAGTCCGCCACAAAGGTTGCGGCGGGTCTCCCTATGAGAATAATACCTATTCATAAGGTACATGTTACGTTATTTAATAACTTGAAAAGCAAATTTTGAACGATTCTATATTGAAGAGAGTTTTTTAGAAAAATTGGTTAACTCTCCTCAGTGAAATTTCTATATTTAAATGAATGATCTTATTAGAGAAAAGGAATTTATCTTTTACTCGTCTTCTATTATTCTATGCTTAATTGCTTTTTCAATACGAGTTTCATTCATACCAAGTCTGATTTCACCTAGATATAGGATTTCAATCATTTTCTTATATTCATCACTTAGCTCGATTTTGTCGGTAGAATTAGGAGTAATGATGCTTTCTGAATCATCTTCATCAAAACGGTTTGGAATTCCTAGGGAGTATAAAAGTAAATTTAAAATTGTTAATTTACGGTCTCTTTCCTCCTCTTCTATTCCAACAATAATATCGGATCGACCAAATCCTTCTCCTGTATAATAAGGATAATAGCTTGTAAATCCGGTGATACCTGATATATCTTCATCCCACCCCAAATCATAAAATTGATTCTTCGGTACAAAATAGATGTCTATTCTGTTTTGAGGGCTCCTTCCTGCCTCGTTATCTACTAGAATTAAATCAATTGGTAGGATTACATTTACTTGTTCTAAATAGGATTCTAAGGCTTCCAAATCTTCATCTGTAGGAGTGCCGTGTACTTGCACGTTAGTATCGCTCAACCACTTCCCTAGCATATAGTCATCCTCTTCGGTCTTAAACATTATCTCATAAAAAAGATCAATCTCTTCTCGTGAAAACATCGTGTTGTTCATAGAAAAGGGAATAGTGGTTTCCGAAGTAAGGCCGTTCTTCTTCTTCGCTATTATGTTAAATGTATGGTCACCCTCTTCCGCATATATGATCAAGCTAGAATCTTGCTCTGTCGCCGTATCCATATAAGGCTCTCCATCTAATAGAAACTCGTATGTAACATCTTCTACCCTTTTTAATCTTAATTTTGCTTTTTTAAAATACCTATCTAATGGAGCATCGTGGAAAGAGGGTTCATTTGGAGGCTGATCGTCAATTTCAAAG includes the following:
- a CDS encoding DUF2927 domain-containing protein gives rise to the protein MKKMLLLFLFLFLTGCSLKPSIEVEGVEDKKIYTTEQTVQIDEKLAGQFTMKLNEEDIQPGHTIKENGAYKLEIEAKKWGIKETKTISFEIDDQPPNEPSFHDAPLDRYFKKAKLRLKRVEDVTYEFLLDGEPYMDTATEQDSSLIIYAEEGDHTFNIIAKKKNGLTSETTIPFSMNNTMFSREEIDLFYEIMFKTEEDDYMLGKWLSDTNVQVHGTPTDEDLEALESYLEQVNVILPIDLILVDNEAGRSPQNRIDIYFVPKNQFYDLGWDEDISGITGFTSYYPYYTGEGFGRSDIIVGIEEEERDRKLTILNLLLYSLGIPNRFDEDDSESIITPNSTDKIELSDEYKKMIEILYLGEIRLGMNETRIEKAIKHRIIEDE
- the sdhB gene encoding succinate dehydrogenase iron-sulfur subunit is translated as MSNKTVRFKITRQDGPNSEPYVEEFELNYRPNMNVISALMEIRRNPVNAKGEATTPINWDMNCLEEVCGACSMVINGKPQQSCTALVDKLDQPIHLEPMRTFPVVRDLQVDRSRMFDSLKKVKAWIPIDGTYDLGPGPRMPEKKRQWAYELSKCMTCGVCLEACPNVNSKSNFIGPAPLSQARLFNAHPTGAMNKDERLDALMGEGGLANCGNSQNCVQSCPKGIPLTTSIAALNRDTTFQMFKNFFGSDNMV